Genomic DNA from Xiphophorus hellerii strain 12219 chromosome 16, Xiphophorus_hellerii-4.1, whole genome shotgun sequence:
AGAGTTAAAGTTTTAATCTGTGTTAGGAAAAATTATTTCTGGAATTACCTTTGAGCAACATCCTGTAACCTAACGCCAAGTTTAATTGGTGTGGTTTTTCCAAACTctgagaaatatgaaaaaaaatattaataacacAACAGGAACcacctaaaaaaacaaaacaaaaatggaaagtttTAACATACGTAGGAAAACGGGTTCTCTCTGATTGGCCTCAGTTGGACTCAGGATTCGTCCGTCCTTCAGGTACTGCTGCATCACAATGGAAAGCCGCGCCTCATTGaaggtttccatgacaaccgAACGCACAGCTTTGTAGTTAGCAAAGAGGTGAAGATCAgtaaagaggaagaagagggtgAGGGTCAGGCTGAAACACCCAAAGAATGAAGaattattaaacttttaaaaagacaaaacatgtgTAAAAGTTGGAAATAACGACAAAACTTACAATGGATTATCAGTGACAAGAGGAATCAGTAACAGGCTGACCAGCAAACCAGCAAGATTGACCAAAGTTTCCTGCAGAAAGcatgagagaaaacaaactaTTTATTATATTACTCTATTTATGTAGATATTATTgaaaacttcatttattttagtagcTCTATCACTAGAAATACAACATTTAAgtttagaatattacatcagaccaataaaaagagATTTACTACAGAAGGGTAGGTTTAACAAAAAGCCCATAATGACAGTAAAtagacaaacaaataaataagtgcTTAACACAAAGTATGACAGAAAatctaacaaataaaataaaaaatcaaatgaaaaaataaaaaaagagatgtGGGTTTAACCATATACACTGCAggtcttaaaaataatttttcattaagcctatagtaacaaaaaataaataaaataaaatacaaaacacttGTGCTACGCAAAATGTATaactaaatttttttatataatataataaagaacttaatctaatttaaaaaatttaaaatgtagccTTATTGAAAATATTGCTGGCAGTAAAGACACTTTTAAGCCcacagagacaaaaaacattatttaaattttttaattgtatataaaaagtatgataaaaaaaaataggaagcATGGTAAtaaattaatccaaaaaattGCTGCCTTTTcaacaattatgttttttttagcttaccCAAAGTAAATAAGACTTTCCAGCAATGAGAGCTGGTTTATTGCATGTTTGATTTCATCATATCAGAAcatgatttacattttaattcacattttgtcaaaggGGAGATTACCTGACTGCCATCTTTGGCAGAGATATCCGCCATGTTGTCTCTGCGCGCTTGATGAACAGTGAGTGCAGCTCTGGTCGCTCCTCCGGCGACGCCAACAATAgactgaagaaaacacaaacaggtaaacacaaaacagattttatgttttaatcgGTAAATTCTGCAGGTTTATCtataacaaaaacaagtttgtttctCAAGAAACAAACCTCACGTCAGAAATTCCAGAATTCAAACCATTCACAAGTCTTATAAAGCACTGAATCACAATGCATGAAAGCCTACATGTTTGATTTAGCTTTTTTCATTAAGATTCTGCTAGAAACCTGGAGCTAAACTCAAACTGTAAGGATTTCACAGCATATCTGGACTGGAAATGACAACAAGTCTGagagttaaatgaaaaattatctCAAATATTGATCTCACAGAACAGCAAACTAAGCAGATGCTTCTCTggtgtaaatactttatttttaccttgAATATTCCTGCCGTGCAAACTATCAAAGTGAAGAAGGCCGGAAAGTGAGGAGCCAAGATTTCCATGAACATTGCAATGTCGTTGAGAACATCAGCAATAAGCCTGGAAAGGAATTACAACATTAAATAATTACGACAATGACAGCTGTAATTATTGGAGAGCAGAAGTATATAAAATTTCATTTATACCTCCACTTTTTAGCCTCTGAGTCCAGCTTACTCCTGAAgtgtagaaaaaataatttaaagcattaaaaacattCGCTAAATCTGCAAAGCAAATTGTAACTTACCCTTTCCTCCAGGCAAAGAGGATTCTACCCAACATGCCAGTACCATCTGCAGATAACAcacacttttaaataataacataacatgattattaatgtattttatatagaTGTTTTGTTAAAGTTGCACCTCTTAATAACCAGGTAGCTGTGGCTGCAGCTACAGTCGCCTCCTGGTTTCCAACACCAACACCTCTGAGGGAAGCCTGCGTGGCCAGAGTCCCCGACAGAGAACTGGAGAAAGcctggaaattaaaaaaaacttcagtctGGCAGCTCAGGATACCTAAGATACagcattgtagatagaaaaaaaagaggagtacatttccgccagaaaactttgaaaatgtttagattaatcttggaaattttcacaaaaaaaaactggaaaatttctgagtttgaaaagttgaaaatttgctagaaaaaacccccatacattttgagattaatctcagaaaagatAAGGAACtttttaatctcaaattttcagaaattcttgaaaaaactcaataatcaaacatttccaagtttttcaAGAAAGTTTCTGACAAtatgaaaatttctgagttttctttctcatacatttttgacttttgaagtcagaaaatttctgatgttattttcaaattttctgagtattttggaggaaatttacaacatttttctaTCTATAACGACCCAAAAGTAGTCATAGGATactctgtaatgatttaaatattcaCTGCACCTGAAGAGTATCCCAGAATTGGTACTGAAGGTAATCACTGCTGACGCTTTCTGGGTATCCTTGAGGCAGAAAGACGCTCTGAAACCAACAGTTAAAGCATCAAAATCTCAGTTTTTATAAACTAAGCTaactacaaaatataaaaggCACTTACTTTAAAGAATCCAACAACTGAGTTGCCTCTTGACCCAGCTTCACTCCCATCCCTCGTCCTCTTCATCACTCCATCACTTACTGAATATTTCCAAACCTGCCCGCTGCCGTATCGCTCGGTAGCTAACACCAAACTTCCGTTTTTATCCATTGTTGGTGTATTGGAGACACCAGTGTGAAGCATAAATATACTAAAATATGTTAACGACCAGAATATGTAACATTTAATGTGATTTTAGATGGACGGGGAATGTTTTGGTTCACTGTCGACGTGTCTTTCAGTTTCTTCACGGTACTTCCGTGTTTACATCCGGGCTCGTTATTACTCAACTTCTCATTGGTGGATCCGGACGGAAAGGCGGGGCTTAAAAAGCACAAACTCAAGTTTTTCTTGGTTTATTTAGGCTCAAGGGATCAATTTTACGACTACAACCATCCAAGATGATACATTTCGTGCTTTTATCGACAACTATATTTATTGTGGtgtaataatattgttttattagcCAAATATTACACACACAAATGTCGCTTATACAAATTTCATACACTGGAAAGTCCGTTGTGAAGACTAAAAATGCGTTTAAAAGAccctcttttaaaaacatttgtattttaatttattgcccTGGATATTATGCTGTATGTACCAAtgagtatttttacattttgttctttggaaATTTAGAGTTTGAACAAATCTGTGATTTACCgatgttgaaatgaaaaatgtaaaaacttgtAATGTTATTTTGCTAGTCACAttgatggattttttaaattaattgttcttgttaattgtaaatgtaagaacaaattaaagtaGTACAcaataagcattttttaaataaagaaaacaaaagctcataaaaacaaatgtatttaggAATTTTCGGAGTTGAAACGGTGAATcgagatataaaaaaaatcatccgtCTAACCATAAAACCAGTTTGTACTTCCACATAAATACTTGCTTCCCTCTCTACAATGCTGTGGAAATAATAATACtgaattttgttctgtttttttctaatttcccaacacaaatctaaaataaaatcagacaaggACAACCTGACTATATACAAATTATAGTTATGACATCCTCATTCATTCTTTAAGGGGGGaaacaagttatttaaatgtctttgtgtaaaaaaaaagttaatgtcATCATTAATATTC
This window encodes:
- the rusf1 gene encoding RUS family member 1 yields the protein MLHTGVSNTPTMDKNGSLVLATERYGSGQVWKYSVSDGVMKRTRDGSEAGSRGNSVVGFFKSVFLPQGYPESVSSDYLQYQFWDTLQAFSSSLSGTLATQASLRGVGVGNQEATVAAATATWLLRDGTGMLGRILFAWRKGSKLDSEAKKWRLIADVLNDIAMFMEILAPHFPAFFTLIVCTAGIFKSIVGVAGGATRAALTVHQARRDNMADISAKDGSQETLVNLAGLLVSLLLIPLVTDNPFLTLTLFFLFTDLHLFANYKAVRSVVMETFNEARLSIVMQQYLKDGRILSPTEANQREPVFLQFGKTTPIKLGVRLQDVAQSSEELNLALKENNMPFLLGIRNGCICVCLGTNASVCDEIRAMCQAACVSNMLSCRTALKPTQQNLWEIVLESQKQMEAHFSPFLKGVKAAGWDTERTLLDWDEWRVEWKTKNS